The proteins below are encoded in one region of Nitrosomonas ureae:
- a CDS encoding ABC transporter permease: MINWRWVPFIAAVLVLAPIGVILSSVLAPADEIWQHLFETTLIPLLLNTFWLVLGVIIGTALLGISLAWFTAVYEFPGRRFFSWALLLPMATPAYVTAFVALGLFDFTGPIQTTLRVWLDSDLSWFPEIRGRMGVIIVMTLAFYPYVYLLARNAFLSQGKRSLEVAQSLGFSRRQGFFKVVLPMARPWIAGGIMLVSMETLADFGTVAVFNYNTFTTAIYKAWFSMFSLHAASQLASLLIIIVFIAIVLEQQFRARMRYAETKKSARAQRIQLTGWHNWMVIGFVVSVLFFSFFLPVAQLCYWAMQSFTQDYDVDRYLEFLWHSLTLSSLAALLICLVVIAMVYAVRRYPDPVTRYAVRTATIGYALPGAVLAIGVYVPLTWLDGQLGELALHWFEIETGQLIQGTLAIMLIAYLIRFMAVSHYPIDSAMQRITHSVDEAAMSLGVHGWAMIRSVHIPILKPGIFTAATLVFVDVMKEMPITLMTRPFGWDTLAVRIYEMTSEGQWEQAALPAVTLILAGLIPIYLFMRQTEI, encoded by the coding sequence ATGATCAATTGGCGCTGGGTACCTTTTATCGCGGCTGTACTGGTACTGGCGCCCATCGGCGTAATTCTTTCCTCCGTGCTGGCACCGGCGGACGAGATCTGGCAACATCTTTTTGAAACCACACTGATTCCTTTGCTACTCAATACCTTCTGGCTGGTATTGGGTGTGATCATCGGGACTGCGCTATTGGGTATCAGTCTGGCCTGGTTTACTGCGGTGTATGAATTTCCCGGGCGGCGTTTTTTTTCCTGGGCGTTGTTATTGCCGATGGCGACACCTGCCTATGTAACCGCATTTGTTGCACTGGGTCTGTTTGATTTTACCGGCCCGATACAGACTACATTGCGTGTTTGGTTGGATTCTGATCTGTCCTGGTTTCCGGAGATACGCGGCAGGATGGGCGTTATTATCGTCATGACCCTGGCATTTTATCCCTATGTCTATTTGCTGGCACGGAATGCTTTCCTGAGCCAGGGCAAGCGTTCGTTAGAGGTTGCACAATCCCTGGGATTCAGCCGTAGGCAGGGTTTCTTCAAAGTAGTGTTGCCTATGGCGCGTCCCTGGATAGCCGGCGGTATCATGCTCGTGTCAATGGAAACATTGGCGGATTTCGGAACGGTTGCGGTGTTTAATTACAATACGTTTACCACAGCAATTTACAAGGCGTGGTTTAGCATGTTTTCATTGCATGCCGCATCTCAGCTGGCTTCTTTACTGATTATTATAGTTTTTATTGCAATTGTGCTGGAACAGCAGTTCAGAGCCCGTATGCGTTACGCCGAAACTAAAAAAAGCGCACGCGCTCAACGCATTCAGTTGACCGGATGGCATAACTGGATGGTCATCGGTTTTGTGGTGAGTGTGCTGTTTTTTTCATTCTTTTTGCCCGTTGCACAATTGTGTTATTGGGCCATGCAGTCATTTACACAGGATTATGATGTAGACCGTTACCTGGAATTTCTCTGGCACTCCCTGACATTATCCAGCCTGGCGGCTTTGCTGATCTGCCTGGTTGTGATTGCCATGGTTTATGCGGTGCGGCGTTATCCTGATCCCGTTACGCGCTATGCAGTGCGTACCGCAACCATTGGTTATGCATTACCGGGCGCAGTATTGGCAATTGGCGTGTACGTGCCGCTGACTTGGCTGGATGGGCAGCTTGGTGAATTGGCGTTACACTGGTTTGAAATAGAAACAGGTCAATTGATTCAGGGTACATTGGCCATCATGTTGATTGCTTATTTGATACGATTTATGGCCGTGAGTCATTATCCCATTGACAGCGCAATGCAACGGATAACGCACAGCGTTGATGAGGCGGCGATGAGTTTGGGGGTGCATGGCTGGGCGATGATCAGGAGCGTGCATATTCCCATATTGAAACCGGGCATTTTTACCGCGGCCACTTTGGTTTTTGTTGATGTCATGAAGGAGATGCCTATTACGCTGATGACCCGTCCATTCGGTTGGGATACGCTGGCGGTCAGAATCTATGAAATGACTTCGGAAGGCCAATGGGAGCAGGCGGCTTTACCTGCGGTTACGCTGATACTGGCTGGATTAATACCGATTTATTTATTTATGCGGCAAACTGAAATATAA
- a CDS encoding ABC transporter ATP-binding protein, translating into MSIPLLQLNSVRQAYGKQAVIHDLTLTLQQGKIGCLLGPSGCGKTTALRCIAGFEPVLAGEIFLNGVCVSSADVFVPPERRRIGMVFQDYALFPHLDVTANIGFGLHRLTAAECARRVDELLHVVHLTEASKKYPHELSGGQQQRVALARALAPKPELLLLDEPFSNLDISLRERLSMEVREIIKSQGITAILVTHDQAEAFAIADEIGVMHRGEMQQLDTAFNLYHRPANRFVANFIGQGVFLPGKVISAQQIEVELGILENAGPHQYEMGSNVDVLLRPDDIVHDDTSSLQATIVCKAFRGAEILYTLRLSGGARVLALVSSHHNHAIGEKIGIKLEIDHIVAFQQLGA; encoded by the coding sequence ATGAGCATTCCATTGTTACAATTGAACAGCGTCCGACAGGCTTATGGTAAGCAAGCGGTGATTCATGATTTAACCCTGACTTTGCAGCAAGGAAAAATAGGTTGCTTGCTGGGGCCGAGTGGCTGCGGAAAAACCACGGCATTACGCTGTATTGCAGGATTTGAGCCCGTATTGGCCGGGGAAATTTTCCTGAACGGAGTTTGTGTCAGTAGCGCGGATGTTTTTGTGCCGCCGGAACGAAGGCGCATCGGCATGGTTTTTCAAGATTATGCGTTATTTCCACATTTGGATGTGACTGCCAACATCGGCTTTGGTCTGCATCGTTTAACCGCGGCGGAATGTGCCCGGCGTGTCGATGAATTGCTGCATGTGGTGCATTTGACCGAAGCCTCCAAAAAATATCCGCATGAATTATCGGGTGGGCAGCAACAGCGTGTGGCATTGGCGAGAGCATTGGCACCCAAGCCGGAGTTGTTGTTGTTGGACGAGCCTTTTTCCAATCTGGATATTAGCTTGCGTGAGCGCTTAAGCATGGAAGTGCGTGAAATTATTAAGAGCCAGGGAATCACGGCTATATTGGTTACCCATGATCAAGCCGAAGCCTTTGCGATAGCTGACGAAATTGGCGTCATGCATCGCGGTGAAATGCAACAGTTGGATACTGCTTTTAATTTGTATCATCGACCGGCGAATCGTTTTGTTGCCAATTTCATCGGGCAAGGTGTATTTCTTCCCGGAAAGGTGATTAGTGCGCAACAGATTGAGGTCGAGCTTGGGATTTTAGAGAATGCGGGCCCTCATCAATATGAGATGGGTAGTAACGTGGATGTGTTGTTACGGCCGGACGATATTGTGCACGACGATACCAGTTCGCTGCAGGCGACAATCGTGTGCAAGGCATTTCGTGGCGCAGAGATTTTATATACATTGCGTCTTTCTGGTGGAGCGCGGGTATTGGCATTAGTATCCAGTCATCATAATCATGCCATTGGCGAGAAGATAGGTATCAAGCTTGAAATTGATCATATTGTGGCATTTCAACAATTGGGAGCTTGA
- the trxA gene encoding thioredoxin TrxA, producing MSQHIHYVTDANFETEVLQSTTPVLVDYWAEWCGPCKMIAPILDEIANEYGERLKVVKLNIDENQLTPPKYGIRGIPTLMIFKNGNIEATKVGALSKSQLTAFIDSNI from the coding sequence ATGAGTCAACATATTCATTACGTTACCGATGCAAATTTTGAAACGGAAGTCTTGCAATCGACTACCCCCGTACTCGTTGACTATTGGGCAGAGTGGTGTGGTCCTTGCAAAATGATAGCGCCCATACTTGACGAAATCGCCAATGAATATGGGGAGCGACTTAAAGTGGTTAAGCTGAATATTGATGAGAATCAGTTAACACCGCCCAAATATGGCATCCGTGGTATTCCGACATTAATGATTTTTAAAAATGGAAATATAGAAGCCACAAAAGTGGGCGCACTATCAAAATCGCAGTTGACAGCATTTATTGACAGTAATATTTAA
- the rho gene encoding transcription termination factor Rho, with product MRLFDLKNLHVTELVKMAIENEIDGANRMRKQDLIFALLKNQARKGENIYGHGTLEVLQDGFGFLRSPDTSYLAGPDDIYISPSQIRRFNLHTGDSIDGEIRPPKDGERYFALVKVDKVNNEPPENSKQKILFENLTPLFPDERLILERDIKAEENITSRIIDLIAPIGKGQRGLLVASPKSGKTVMLQHIAHAIAANHPDVILMVLLIDERPEEVTEMIRSVKGEVISSTFDESAGRHVQVAEMVIEKAKRLVEHKKDVVILLDSITRLARAYNAVVPASGKVLTGGVDASALQRPKRFFGAARNIEEGGSLTIIATALIDTGSRMDDVIYEEFKGTGNMEIHLDRRMAEKRIYPAINVNRSSTRREELLIAPEVLQKIWVLRKLLHPMDDMDAMAFLLDKIKGTKNNSDFFDSMRRV from the coding sequence ATGCGCTTATTTGATCTAAAAAATTTACATGTCACTGAATTAGTGAAAATGGCTATCGAAAACGAAATTGACGGTGCCAATCGAATGCGAAAGCAAGATTTGATTTTTGCTTTGCTTAAAAACCAGGCACGCAAGGGTGAGAATATTTATGGTCATGGAACGCTGGAAGTGCTACAGGATGGATTTGGTTTTTTACGTTCTCCGGATACTTCCTATTTAGCCGGTCCGGATGACATTTATATTTCACCGAGTCAGATTCGGCGCTTTAATTTGCATACGGGCGATTCAATCGATGGCGAGATTCGCCCCCCCAAAGATGGGGAGCGTTATTTTGCACTGGTGAAAGTTGATAAAGTTAATAATGAGCCACCAGAAAATTCCAAGCAGAAAATTTTGTTTGAAAACCTGACACCACTGTTTCCTGATGAACGACTAATACTTGAACGGGATATTAAAGCTGAAGAAAATATTACAAGTCGTATTATTGATTTGATTGCTCCGATCGGAAAAGGGCAGCGCGGATTGCTGGTGGCCAGTCCTAAATCAGGAAAGACCGTCATGCTGCAACATATCGCACATGCCATTGCGGCTAATCATCCGGATGTGATTCTGATGGTGTTATTGATAGACGAGCGTCCGGAAGAGGTTACGGAAATGATCCGCTCCGTCAAGGGAGAGGTGATTTCTTCCACCTTCGATGAATCCGCCGGTCGGCATGTCCAAGTGGCCGAAATGGTTATTGAAAAAGCTAAGCGTTTGGTCGAGCACAAGAAAGATGTCGTAATACTGCTTGATTCGATTACACGGCTCGCCCGTGCTTATAATGCCGTGGTACCTGCATCCGGAAAGGTATTAACAGGGGGCGTGGATGCAAGTGCGCTACAACGCCCTAAGCGGTTTTTTGGCGCGGCACGGAATATCGAAGAGGGTGGATCGTTGACAATAATTGCAACCGCGCTGATTGATACCGGTTCTAGAATGGACGACGTGATTTACGAAGAATTTAAAGGTACCGGCAATATGGAGATTCATCTTGACCGCCGCATGGCTGAGAAACGGATCTATCCGGCAATTAACGTGAATCGCTCAAGTACGCGCCGTGAAGAATTGTTGATTGCCCCCGAAGTTCTGCAGAAAATCTGGGTGTTGCGTAAGTTGCTGCATCCCATGGATGATATGGATGCAATGGCATTTCTACTGGATAAAATCAAAGGAACCAAAAATAATTCTGATTTCTTTGATTCAATGAGACGAGTATAG
- a CDS encoding (2Fe-2S) ferredoxin domain-containing protein translates to MSYYQYHVFFCINQREGGAKCCNNFCAQELRDYAKQRIKSLKLDGKKKIRINNAGCLDRCNEGPVIVIYPEETWYTYIDQEDIDEIIDEHLLKGNIVERLKI, encoded by the coding sequence ATGAGTTATTATCAATATCATGTCTTTTTCTGCATCAATCAACGTGAAGGAGGTGCAAAATGCTGCAACAATTTCTGCGCTCAGGAACTGCGTGATTATGCCAAACAACGCATCAAATCATTAAAACTCGATGGTAAGAAGAAAATCCGCATTAATAATGCGGGTTGCCTTGATCGCTGCAATGAAGGTCCCGTTATTGTGATTTACCCGGAGGAAACCTGGTATACCTATATCGATCAAGAAGATATTGATGAAATTATTGATGAGCACTTGCTCAAAGGAAATATTGTCGAGCGTCTTAAAATCTGA
- the ubiB gene encoding ubiquinone biosynthesis regulatory protein kinase UbiB — protein MRLFRLLKIQYVAFQFGLDEFVLNHSRLRVLRIVVKTLTFWRKLDKPRGVRLRLALEKLGPIFVKFGQMLSTRRDLLPHDIADELAKLQDQVPPFSLQLVLATLEKEYDQKINEVFLEFSDIPIASASVAQVHFAVLHDGTEVAVKILRPNLEPIITHDVALMDTGAWLAETLWSDGKRLKLRQVVSEFARHLDDELDLMREAANCSQLRRNFLNSPLLLVPEVYWDYCRNGVMVMERVKGTPISHVERLQAQGIDIPQLARVGVEIFFTQVFRDGYFHADMHPGNIFVGADSRYIAVDFGIMGTLSDQDKNYLAQNFLAFFRRDYGRVAQAHVEAGWAPKNTRVDDFESAIRAVCEPIFDKPLKEISFGRVLFQLFQASRQFNVEIQPQLVLLQKTLLNIEGLGRDLDPNLDLWKTAKPFLEHWMAEQIGLRGFTSRIQKEAPNWAIILPEFPRLIHQAFAENRNHALEKRMTDLVIEEKRQNRLLLLIAILLAGLLFWQIFH, from the coding sequence ATGCGCCTATTTCGACTTCTAAAAATACAATACGTGGCTTTCCAATTCGGACTGGATGAATTTGTCTTAAATCATAGCCGTTTGCGGGTGTTAAGAATTGTTGTAAAAACATTAACCTTCTGGAGAAAACTGGATAAGCCGCGTGGGGTGAGATTACGGTTGGCTTTAGAAAAATTGGGGCCTATTTTTGTCAAATTTGGCCAAATGCTATCCACCCGGCGTGATCTTTTGCCTCACGATATTGCCGATGAATTGGCTAAACTGCAAGATCAGGTTCCCCCGTTTTCTCTACAACTCGTATTAGCAACATTAGAAAAAGAATATGATCAAAAAATCAATGAAGTATTTCTCGAATTCAGTGACATACCGATAGCCAGCGCATCTGTTGCACAAGTTCATTTTGCAGTCTTGCACGATGGAACCGAAGTAGCGGTAAAAATATTACGCCCTAATCTGGAACCTATTATCACACACGATGTTGCGTTGATGGATACAGGTGCCTGGCTGGCAGAAACACTCTGGTCGGACGGCAAGCGTCTAAAATTGCGGCAGGTCGTCTCAGAATTCGCCCGCCACTTGGATGATGAACTTGATCTAATGCGCGAAGCAGCCAACTGCAGCCAATTACGCAGAAATTTTCTAAATTCTCCATTGTTGCTGGTGCCCGAAGTCTACTGGGATTATTGCCGCAATGGTGTAATGGTGATGGAACGTGTTAAAGGCACCCCTATCAGTCATGTTGAAAGACTGCAGGCTCAAGGAATCGATATCCCGCAATTAGCACGTGTTGGAGTGGAAATATTTTTCACTCAGGTGTTTCGCGATGGGTATTTCCATGCCGATATGCATCCGGGGAACATCTTTGTTGGTGCAGATAGCCGGTATATTGCGGTTGATTTCGGCATCATGGGAACGCTCAGCGATCAAGACAAAAATTATTTGGCGCAAAACTTTCTGGCCTTCTTCCGCCGGGATTACGGACGCGTTGCACAAGCTCACGTAGAAGCTGGTTGGGCGCCTAAAAATACCCGAGTGGACGATTTTGAATCCGCCATACGGGCTGTTTGCGAACCCATCTTCGACAAACCGCTGAAAGAAATATCCTTTGGGCGAGTTTTGTTCCAGTTGTTTCAAGCTTCACGACAATTCAATGTCGAAATCCAGCCTCAATTGGTATTGCTGCAAAAAACATTACTCAATATTGAAGGCCTTGGTCGTGATCTGGATCCGAATCTGGATCTTTGGAAAACCGCCAAACCGTTTCTAGAGCATTGGATGGCTGAGCAAATCGGCTTGCGCGGATTTACCAGTCGAATACAAAAAGAAGCCCCGAACTGGGCGATTATCCTGCCGGAATTTCCTCGCTTGATACATCAAGCTTTTGCGGAAAACCGCAATCATGCTTTGGAAAAAAGAATGACCGATCTCGTCATCGAGGAAAAACGACAAAACCGGTTGTTGTTACTGATTGCAATCTTGCTGGCTGGACTGCTGTTCTGGCAAATATTTCATTAA
- a CDS encoding ubiquinone biosynthesis accessory factor UbiJ: MLTTVVIASINHVLRSESWASRRLQSFTGKTFCIRTFPLINLKMLINTTGELQKVDDSMNADATLTLSPLILPGLLARELNAFAQIKTSGNPALVEELINIGQHIDLKGIVEHDLSNAIGDIPAHRIAHAGEHLVQWQTKNINRFSQTLIEYLTEENVFLIKPDTARRFAEEINCVQLNIEQLERRLNKLAQHNTFANE, from the coding sequence ATGCTGACAACCGTTGTAATTGCTTCAATCAATCATGTTTTACGCAGTGAAAGCTGGGCATCCAGGCGATTGCAATCTTTTACCGGGAAAACATTCTGCATTCGGACTTTTCCCTTAATTAATCTCAAAATGCTGATCAACACAACGGGTGAATTACAGAAAGTTGATGATTCTATGAATGCAGATGCAACATTGACATTATCTCCACTAATACTGCCCGGATTGTTGGCCCGCGAACTGAACGCATTCGCGCAGATAAAAACATCCGGGAATCCAGCCTTGGTTGAGGAATTGATTAACATCGGCCAGCATATCGACCTTAAAGGAATCGTTGAACACGATCTTAGCAATGCCATCGGAGACATACCAGCACACCGAATTGCTCATGCAGGTGAACATTTGGTGCAATGGCAAACAAAAAATATCAATCGCTTTTCTCAGACATTGATCGAATATTTAACAGAGGAAAATGTTTTTCTAATCAAGCCCGACACAGCCCGTCGATTTGCAGAAGAGATCAATTGCGTGCAACTTAATATTGAGCAACTGGAACGACGGTTAAATAAATTAGCGCAACATAATACCTTCGCCAATGAATAG
- a CDS encoding DUF4398 domain-containing protein, with protein sequence MDQKIIKNFYPINSYHMIRIFNVTVISALFMVGCESIPAPTEQIATSRTAVNSALSAGGSEFAPVEFKSAMEKMEAAERAMGEKDYVLARQLAEQAQMDAKLAGAMARTVKAQKAADALQEASRTLRQEIDRQVQ encoded by the coding sequence ATGGATCAAAAAATAATAAAGAATTTTTATCCCATAAATTCGTATCACATGATTCGCATATTCAATGTCACAGTAATTTCTGCCCTCTTTATGGTTGGTTGTGAAAGTATTCCGGCACCTACTGAGCAGATAGCGACCTCCAGAACCGCAGTAAATAGTGCCCTCAGCGCGGGCGGTAGTGAATTCGCGCCAGTAGAATTTAAGTCTGCGATGGAAAAAATGGAAGCTGCCGAACGCGCAATGGGAGAGAAAGACTATGTGCTTGCCCGTCAGCTGGCAGAACAAGCGCAGATGGATGCCAAACTTGCTGGAGCGATGGCGCGCACTGTTAAAGCACAGAAAGCGGCGGATGCGCTGCAGGAAGCGAGCCGTACGTTACGTCAAGAAATTGATCGTCAAGTTCAATAA
- a CDS encoding OmpA family protein yields the protein MQKNGYLSTILIVIAIYTIPGCSSTPHNPSLAQAHTNYNSALANPQVTNMAALELKEAGDILDKADVALNQGESDAKVNHLAYMAKQQVAIAQETTKAKIAESVVTNADVERDRILLEARTAEAEESKQQVAFDQLLIAQQQKELDELNAKKTERGLVITLNDVLFRTNMAQLEANGVRTVQKLADFLRQYTQHKVLIEGHTDNTGSYHYNQELSERRADAVKMALLDSGISNDRVASRGYGEALPIASNDTAEHRQLNRRVEIILSDENGVITPRP from the coding sequence ATGCAAAAAAATGGGTATCTCTCTACTATTCTGATTGTTATAGCTATTTATACTATTCCTGGCTGTAGCTCGACTCCGCACAATCCATCTCTTGCGCAAGCGCATACTAATTACAACAGTGCATTAGCAAATCCGCAGGTTACCAATATGGCAGCATTGGAATTAAAAGAAGCCGGCGATATTCTGGATAAAGCAGACGTTGCTTTAAACCAAGGAGAAAGCGATGCTAAAGTTAATCATTTGGCCTACATGGCAAAACAACAAGTTGCCATCGCGCAAGAAACTACCAAAGCGAAAATCGCTGAGTCAGTGGTAACAAATGCCGATGTCGAGCGTGATCGAATTCTGCTTGAAGCAAGAACAGCCGAGGCTGAAGAATCCAAACAACAGGTGGCATTTGATCAATTACTTATTGCTCAGCAACAGAAGGAACTGGATGAGTTAAACGCCAAGAAAACAGAACGCGGTTTGGTGATTACATTGAATGATGTATTGTTCCGTACCAATATGGCTCAGCTCGAAGCAAATGGTGTTCGTACTGTGCAAAAACTGGCTGATTTTCTCAGACAGTATACCCAGCATAAGGTATTGATTGAAGGCCATACCGATAATACGGGCAGTTACCATTACAATCAGGAGCTTTCCGAGCGACGTGCCGATGCCGTGAAGATGGCTTTACTGGATAGTGGTATTAGTAATGATCGTGTCGCTTCACGCGGTTATGGTGAAGCCTTGCCGATTGCCAGCAATGATACTGCCGAACACCGTCAATTGAATCGGCGCGTAGAAATTATCTTGTCAGATGAAAATGGCGTCATAACACCACGACCGTGA
- the ppa gene encoding inorganic diphosphatase: protein MDIRAIPVGANVPNNVNVIIEVPTGGEPVKYEFDKQSGALFVDRILHTPMRYPANYGFIPHTLCDDGDPFDALVIARSPFLAGCVVRARPIALLHLEDEHGGDEKLICVPDTKTFPYYAHVSERKDLPDIVFQQIEHFFTHYKDLEPEKWVRVGRWGDAAEARDMVMRAIKMAKAAE from the coding sequence ATGGATATTAGAGCAATTCCTGTAGGCGCCAATGTACCCAACAATGTCAATGTCATCATAGAAGTTCCCACAGGTGGTGAACCCGTTAAATATGAGTTTGATAAACAATCTGGAGCATTATTCGTAGACCGCATCTTACATACACCGATGCGATATCCGGCTAATTACGGTTTTATTCCTCATACCTTATGCGATGATGGTGATCCGTTCGATGCGCTTGTTATTGCCCGTTCGCCATTCCTGGCCGGATGCGTAGTGCGCGCAAGACCAATTGCGCTGCTTCATCTCGAAGACGAACATGGCGGTGATGAGAAACTTATCTGTGTGCCGGATACCAAGACCTTCCCTTATTACGCACATGTATCCGAGCGAAAGGATCTGCCTGATATCGTGTTTCAGCAGATAGAGCATTTTTTTACGCATTATAAAGATCTTGAGCCGGAAAAGTGGGTGCGTGTCGGTCGCTGGGGTGACGCGGCCGAAGCGCGCGACATGGTGATGCGAGCGATTAAAATGGCTAAAGCTGCGGAGTAA
- a CDS encoding sulfite exporter TauE/SafE family protein codes for MEWWLIYLLTGAFVGFFAGLLGIGGGLIMVPVLITVFTAQNFPVDRIMHMALGTTMATIIFTSITSLHTHHQHGAVNWQIVRNITPGIILGTFGGATLAGSMTGQLLSSIFVIFIFYAATQMLLQFRPSPMFQLPGRIGLLLAGGVIGAVSSLVAIGGGLLSVPFLTLCKTKLQHAIGTAAAIGFPIALAGTIGYVVNGLIQSDPLPANSLGYVHLPALIWLVSASMLTAPLGARLTHSTQTAILRTIFVVLLYSLGIRMLINLI; via the coding sequence ATGGAATGGTGGCTGATTTACCTTCTGACCGGTGCATTTGTAGGCTTCTTCGCCGGCTTGCTCGGCATCGGTGGCGGACTGATCATGGTGCCCGTGCTGATCACCGTATTTACTGCTCAGAACTTTCCCGTTGACCGCATCATGCATATGGCGCTCGGTACCACGATGGCCACCATTATTTTCACATCAATCACCAGTTTGCACACTCACCATCAGCATGGTGCAGTAAATTGGCAAATTGTAAGAAATATTACCCCCGGTATTATTCTCGGCACTTTCGGCGGCGCCACCTTGGCGGGATCGATGACGGGGCAGCTACTGAGCTCTATTTTTGTCATTTTTATTTTTTATGCCGCCACGCAGATGCTGCTGCAATTTCGTCCCAGCCCGATGTTTCAGTTACCTGGAAGAATCGGCCTGTTACTCGCCGGCGGAGTTATTGGCGCAGTTTCCAGTCTGGTTGCTATTGGTGGCGGGTTATTGTCCGTACCATTTCTTACTTTATGCAAAACCAAACTTCAACACGCTATCGGCACTGCAGCCGCCATCGGTTTTCCCATTGCGCTGGCCGGTACCATCGGCTATGTCGTAAATGGATTGATTCAATCGGATCCACTTCCTGCCAATAGTTTAGGCTATGTCCATTTGCCCGCATTAATTTGGCTGGTATCCGCCAGTATGTTGACAGCACCGCTCGGTGCAAGACTAACACATTCGACCCAAACCGCCATCCTAAGAACAATCTTTGTTGTATTGCTTTATAGTTTAGGTATTAGGATGTTAATCAACTTAATTTAA
- a CDS encoding EVE domain-containing protein, which yields MRYWLMKSDPDEFSIDDFAALPEQTVAWEGVRNYQSRNFMRNQMNIGDQVFFYHSCCKNPGIMGIATVSRPAYPDVSQFDSSSKYFDPKASLNNPRWFNVELTLTRRIHLISIKELRQHEELRRMRVLQTGNRLSITPVDPAEWQFILNLL from the coding sequence ATGCGTTACTGGTTAATGAAGTCAGATCCTGATGAATTCAGTATTGACGATTTTGCAGCATTACCCGAACAGACCGTAGCCTGGGAAGGCGTACGCAATTATCAATCACGCAATTTTATGCGCAATCAAATGAATATCGGCGATCAAGTCTTTTTCTATCATTCCTGCTGCAAAAATCCCGGCATCATGGGTATTGCAACTGTTAGCAGACCCGCATATCCAGATGTTTCGCAATTCGATTCCAGCAGCAAGTATTTTGATCCCAAGGCATCCTTAAATAACCCGCGTTGGTTTAATGTTGAGCTTACCTTAACAAGAAGAATCCATCTGATCTCGATCAAAGAGCTCAGGCAGCACGAGGAGCTGCGCCGTATGCGGGTACTGCAAACCGGTAACCGCTTATCGATCACCCCGGTTGATCCGGCCGAATGGCAATTTATCCTGAACCTGCTATGA
- a CDS encoding GGDEF domain-containing protein, whose translation MQEAINHKQKRILRLVKSTNAIRSEQKSMIDSEDYYKQVEHYAEQIRKTHNADEIIRILDVVLSETRGLKFSDEVFVAQEQVKRAEQKIELLKGELEQLRGLVQTDQMTGAFNRRGLDDIFKREAARADRNAQSLGVVLIDLDNFKKINDNFGHQYGDSVLINLVTVAKETLRPSDIVARFGGEEFVILLPEVELEDALTIIQRLQNNLERNFTLQIDNESIPITFSAGVALRSFGEHQNSVISRADKALYQAKRTGKNRAIPALA comes from the coding sequence ATGCAAGAAGCTATTAATCATAAACAAAAAAGAATATTAAGATTGGTTAAATCGACTAATGCTATTAGAAGTGAGCAGAAATCTATGATTGATTCTGAAGATTATTATAAGCAAGTAGAACATTACGCTGAACAAATCCGCAAAACACATAATGCTGATGAGATCATTAGAATTCTGGATGTCGTGTTATCCGAGACGCGAGGATTGAAATTTAGTGATGAGGTTTTTGTCGCTCAGGAGCAAGTGAAACGAGCAGAGCAGAAGATTGAATTATTAAAGGGTGAGTTGGAACAACTGCGAGGACTTGTGCAGACAGATCAAATGACGGGTGCATTCAATCGTCGTGGTCTTGATGATATTTTTAAGCGTGAAGCAGCGCGTGCCGACAGAAATGCCCAATCATTGGGAGTAGTTCTGATTGATCTGGATAATTTTAAGAAAATTAATGACAATTTTGGTCATCAATACGGGGATAGTGTACTCATTAACTTGGTTACCGTTGCTAAGGAAACATTACGCCCTTCCGATATAGTCGCGCGTTTTGGTGGAGAGGAATTTGTAATTTTATTGCCCGAGGTTGAGCTAGAAGATGCATTAACTATCATCCAGAGGTTACAAAATAACTTGGAAAGAAATTTCACTTTGCAAATCGATAACGAATCAATACCAATAACTTTTAGTGCTGGTGTTGCATTGCGCTCATTTGGAGAGCATCAGAATTCAGTTATAAGCCGTGCCGATAAAGCGCTTTATCAAGCAAAGCGAACAGGGAAAAACAGAGCAATTCCTGCTTTGGCTTAA